From the genome of Spirosomataceae bacterium TFI 002, one region includes:
- a CDS encoding DNA replication and repair protein RecN, translating into MLQKIHIQNFALIDKLHITLDSELNIITGETGAGKSIILGALGLLMGNRADVNSLLDPDSKCVVEGEFDLQKMNLKQLFGSFDLDYDNTCIIRREIAPNGKSRAFINDTPVTLDILKAISSKLVDVHSQHDSVLLGSSAYQLDMIDAFAGNEEEVFEYKQAFHIFKKASSELEKLKKAAVNSQKDFDYNSFLLEELVEANIKAGEKEAAEEELNILENAEEVKTRLASLMSLFNNPEHSMIEMLRDASATLNPIVSVSKEYLTLKERISSVLIELSDIADEVEQKEGDLALDEERIAFLKDRLDVIFRLMQKHGVQDEEALLKQQNDLSIKVADVLDFDSKLQKLSRGVEQAKIEVEKIAQSLSKKRKGIVKDLNKKVILLLKELGITNADFDMSFEDKPLDETGQDEVSFLFSANKGIALQPLKKVASGGEFSRLMLVLKYYLAEKKSLPTIIFDEIDTGISGEVAIKMGALLRKMSTLMQVAAITHLHQIAGKGTSHFFVYKIDGVKRTFSNIKKLDEDERVIEIAKMIGGQNPSESAIKSALEVLQN; encoded by the coding sequence ATGCTCCAAAAAATCCATATTCAAAATTTTGCTTTAATAGATAAGCTGCATATCACTTTAGACAGTGAGCTGAATATCATTACTGGTGAAACAGGAGCAGGTAAATCCATCATTTTAGGAGCTTTAGGCTTACTCATGGGAAACAGAGCAGATGTAAATTCATTGCTTGATCCAGATAGTAAGTGCGTAGTAGAAGGAGAGTTTGATTTACAAAAAATGAATCTCAAGCAACTCTTTGGTTCGTTTGATCTTGATTATGACAATACTTGTATTATACGAAGGGAAATTGCTCCTAATGGAAAATCAAGAGCATTTATAAACGATACACCCGTAACGCTGGATATTCTGAAGGCGATAAGTAGTAAGTTGGTTGATGTTCACTCACAGCACGACTCAGTTCTGTTGGGTTCTAGTGCATATCAATTAGATATGATTGATGCTTTTGCGGGTAACGAGGAGGAGGTCTTTGAATACAAGCAAGCATTTCATATTTTCAAAAAAGCTAGCTCCGAACTGGAAAAGCTAAAAAAAGCAGCTGTTAATTCTCAAAAAGATTTTGACTACAATAGTTTTTTGCTGGAAGAACTAGTAGAAGCAAACATAAAAGCTGGTGAAAAGGAAGCTGCAGAAGAGGAATTAAATATCCTAGAAAACGCTGAGGAAGTAAAAACAAGGCTTGCCAGCCTCATGAGTTTGTTCAATAATCCTGAACATTCTATGATTGAAATGTTAAGGGATGCATCTGCAACACTCAATCCTATTGTGAGTGTCTCCAAAGAGTATCTTACGCTTAAAGAACGCATTAGTTCAGTGCTTATTGAATTGTCGGATATAGCGGATGAGGTAGAGCAAAAAGAAGGAGACTTAGCCTTAGATGAGGAGCGAATTGCATTTTTAAAGGATCGCTTGGATGTAATATTCAGGTTGATGCAAAAACACGGTGTTCAAGACGAAGAGGCATTACTTAAGCAGCAAAACGACTTAAGTATCAAAGTTGCCGATGTATTAGATTTTGATTCAAAACTTCAAAAATTAAGTAGGGGAGTAGAACAAGCAAAAATTGAAGTAGAGAAAATAGCTCAAAGTTTATCCAAAAAGCGAAAGGGTATAGTTAAAGACTTAAACAAAAAGGTCATTCTTTTGCTTAAGGAACTTGGTATCACAAATGCTGATTTCGATATGAGTTTCGAGGATAAACCACTTGATGAAACCGGACAAGATGAGGTCAGTTTCTTGTTTTCAGCGAATAAGGGAATTGCATTACAACCATTGAAAAAAGTAGCATCTGGTGGTGAATTTTCAAGACTAATGCTGGTCTTGAAGTATTACCTCGCTGAGAAAAAATCTTTACCTACTATTATTTTTGATGAAATTGATACGGGTATCTCAGGTGAAGTGGCTATAAAAATGGGAGCATTGCTTCGCAAGATGTCAACTCTCATGCAAGTGGCAGCTATTACTCACCTTCACCAGATCGCTGGAAAAGGAACTTCACACTTCTTTGTATATAAAATAGACGGAGTTAAGAGAACTTTCAGTAATATTAAGAAGCTCGATGAAGATGAAAGAGTAATTGAGATCGCAAAAATGATAGGTGGTCAAAACCCCTCGGAAAGTGCAATAAAAAGTGCATTAGAAGTTCTCCAAAATTAA
- a CDS encoding Outer membrane protein OmpA: protein MVNRIVGLFTVLFLFIVFNTQAQEAKFNTAQQKFKNLSYVEAIRNYEAFLRSADADDKNLQEALENLAFSYRKVQDYKNAERVFIDLFKVFEEKLSSEQFLYYAQTLASNEKYRESQRYYSKYGQRQKDDLRAQKFTVAYMDNSAFYKDSALYRIQYLDAVNSRQADFSPMYFEDGLVFVSARDEGGIVKRIFMQNETPFLDLFLFPDTTLLSKPVSADPNAIASLSSSGPSKASDTDNWETKFSIEKDIEVDEFSKQINSKYHEGPVTFFKDYQKLVFTRNNYSKGRSKKSKDGINMLKLYSSEKGKKKWGDINELPFNSDEYSCGHPALNSNDSKLYFVSDMPGGFGGTDIYVVDYINGKWGSPINLGREINTEGNEMFPYVDENDNLYFSSDGHAGLGGLDIFYAKLQNGRIEGELENIGYPVNSEKDDFGLITDGDRSEGYFSSNRKRGYSDDNIYAFRRKCRELKLLVHDAETGYPLANVEVRLIQNGINQALFLTDSDGKMSTCIASATDFEFKAYLEGYEVGGVSYGTMSLSQSNKAEIKIYLQPSKLPIVRGTIRSELTNQPIAGARVLLKNSKDDSEVAVITGVDGKYEFQPQKKGKYFVSAVKEKYATNTEEIGKIKTNKSKNISYEQNLGMIAEGDIFRIENIYYDYGKATIRPEARKSLEKHVLLVLKKYPSLAIEIRSHTDSRATSEFNQELSNKRAEEVTTYLIKKGINPQRLISRGYGETQLVNNCTDGISCDENKHQQNRRTEFKILAVEQQYSKN, encoded by the coding sequence ATGGTAAATAGAATAGTTGGACTGTTCACAGTTCTTTTCCTGTTTATAGTCTTTAATACTCAAGCTCAAGAAGCTAAGTTTAACACTGCCCAGCAAAAGTTTAAAAATCTTAGCTATGTAGAAGCAATTCGCAACTACGAGGCTTTTCTACGATCAGCAGATGCTGATGATAAAAACCTTCAAGAGGCTTTAGAAAATTTAGCATTTTCTTACCGCAAGGTTCAGGATTACAAAAACGCCGAAAGAGTTTTCATTGATCTTTTTAAGGTTTTTGAAGAAAAGCTCAGTAGCGAGCAATTTCTATATTATGCTCAGACCCTAGCGAGTAACGAAAAGTATAGAGAGTCACAACGATATTATTCCAAATATGGTCAACGACAAAAAGATGACCTAAGAGCACAAAAATTTACTGTTGCTTACATGGACAATTCTGCCTTTTACAAGGATTCTGCTTTGTATAGGATACAATACTTAGATGCTGTTAACTCTCGTCAGGCTGATTTTAGTCCAATGTATTTTGAAGATGGTTTGGTATTCGTTTCGGCAAGAGACGAAGGTGGAATAGTTAAGCGTATTTTCATGCAGAATGAAACCCCATTTTTAGATCTTTTCCTTTTTCCAGATACAACATTATTGAGCAAGCCTGTTTCTGCTGATCCAAATGCAATTGCATCTTTGAGTTCTTCAGGACCTTCTAAAGCATCAGATACCGACAATTGGGAAACTAAGTTTTCTATTGAAAAGGATATTGAAGTAGATGAGTTTTCAAAACAGATCAATTCTAAATATCACGAGGGCCCTGTTACTTTCTTTAAGGATTATCAAAAACTAGTTTTTACTCGTAATAATTACAGCAAAGGGCGATCAAAAAAGAGTAAAGATGGAATTAATATGCTTAAGCTTTACAGTTCCGAAAAAGGAAAGAAGAAGTGGGGTGATATTAATGAGCTACCTTTTAATTCAGACGAATATTCATGTGGACACCCTGCACTTAATTCAAATGATAGTAAGTTATATTTTGTGTCGGATATGCCTGGAGGGTTTGGTGGTACAGATATTTATGTTGTAGACTATATAAATGGAAAATGGGGATCACCTATTAACCTAGGAAGAGAAATAAATACAGAAGGAAATGAGATGTTCCCTTATGTAGACGAAAATGATAATTTATACTTTTCTAGTGACGGACATGCAGGCCTAGGTGGTTTGGATATTTTTTATGCGAAGCTTCAAAATGGTAGAATAGAAGGAGAACTAGAGAATATCGGTTATCCAGTAAATAGCGAAAAAGATGATTTCGGTTTAATAACTGATGGGGATAGGAGCGAAGGCTATTTTTCGTCCAATAGAAAAAGAGGTTATTCTGATGATAATATTTATGCTTTTCGAAGAAAGTGTAGAGAGCTAAAGTTACTTGTGCACGATGCCGAAACTGGGTATCCACTCGCCAATGTGGAAGTGAGACTAATTCAGAATGGTATTAATCAAGCATTGTTTCTAACTGATTCTGATGGCAAAATGAGCACTTGCATTGCCTCGGCGACAGATTTTGAATTCAAGGCATATTTAGAAGGATATGAGGTTGGAGGAGTAAGTTATGGTACCATGAGTTTGTCGCAATCCAACAAAGCTGAAATAAAGATTTATTTACAACCAAGTAAGTTGCCTATCGTGCGAGGAACGATCCGATCCGAGTTAACAAATCAGCCAATTGCCGGTGCAAGAGTATTGCTAAAAAACAGCAAAGACGATTCAGAAGTTGCGGTAATAACTGGGGTAGATGGGAAGTATGAATTCCAGCCACAGAAGAAAGGAAAGTATTTTGTTTCGGCAGTGAAGGAGAAATATGCGACTAATACTGAGGAGATTGGGAAAATAAAAACGAATAAAAGTAAAAATATTTCCTACGAACAAAATCTTGGCATGATTGCTGAAGGTGATATATTTAGAATCGAAAACATTTACTACGATTACGGTAAAGCGACGATTCGCCCTGAAGCAAGAAAGTCCCTTGAGAAGCATGTGCTCTTGGTTTTGAAAAAATACCCAAGCCTTGCAATCGAAATTAGATCTCATACGGATAGCCGAGCAACAAGTGAGTTTAACCAAGAACTTTCTAACAAAAGAGCTGAAGAGGTTACAACATACTTGATCAAAAAGGGGATTAATCCACAGCGATTGATTTCAAGAGGATACGGGGAAACACAGTTGGTGAATAATTGCACAGATGGAATTTCTTGCGATGAAAATAAGCACCAACAAAACAGAAGAACAGAATTTAAAATTTTAGCTGTTGAGCAACAATACAGCAAGAATTAA
- a CDS encoding tRNA(Ile)-lysidine synthase: MARKTQLATRFLTIFNRLVTSTPKARVLLALSGGLDSIVLFDLLMQHSIDFEVAHCNFKLRGEESDKDVVLVSNLCERHHVKMHCIDFETEVYAKENGISIEMAARELRYNWFNNLILQFHFDYLVTAHHAGDNFETALLNLTKGSGIAGMKGIAASNGKILRPLLAFSKEELKAYAISQGLEWREDASNESNEYQRNLLRNKVLPLLKGINPHLEHTFYNSGWRTGLWVDVLKQKLFAFDEKYKLHDSWEVPVELLNDAVNKAVFVEFLAEKGFDINTIRNFVEKEERKVGSQFTGSGIELYVERGYFSIRNSKVKTSIHQEVTLNSDIKIEKGKSIIAEDFKGKLDYSDPYCVFFEKDDLQFPLILRTWEFGDRIQPFGMKGTKLISDILIDKKLPNSKKNEVLVLLSKGEIIWVIGLKTSNKFKIINKENPLVRIIYKA; this comes from the coding sequence GTGGCTCGAAAAACTCAATTAGCAACAAGATTTTTAACAATCTTTAATCGTTTGGTAACTTCAACTCCCAAAGCAAGGGTACTCCTCGCTTTGAGTGGAGGGCTTGATTCTATTGTGCTATTTGATCTCCTTATGCAACACTCCATTGATTTTGAAGTGGCACATTGTAACTTTAAGTTGAGGGGAGAGGAGAGTGATAAAGATGTGGTTCTTGTGTCCAATCTATGCGAAAGGCATCACGTTAAAATGCATTGTATTGATTTCGAGACCGAAGTTTATGCGAAAGAAAATGGCATTTCTATAGAAATGGCAGCTCGGGAATTGCGATATAATTGGTTTAATAACTTAATTCTGCAATTCCATTTTGACTATTTAGTAACTGCTCATCATGCGGGAGATAATTTTGAAACTGCTTTACTCAACCTGACAAAAGGCTCTGGAATAGCTGGGATGAAGGGTATTGCGGCCTCGAATGGCAAAATTCTCCGACCTTTATTAGCCTTTAGTAAAGAAGAATTAAAGGCATATGCCATTTCGCAAGGTCTTGAATGGAGAGAGGATGCAAGTAATGAAAGTAACGAATATCAACGGAACTTACTTAGAAACAAGGTCCTTCCTTTACTGAAAGGTATCAACCCACACCTAGAGCATACTTTTTACAATTCAGGATGGAGGACTGGTTTATGGGTTGATGTATTAAAACAAAAGTTGTTTGCTTTTGATGAAAAATACAAGCTTCACGATTCTTGGGAAGTTCCAGTGGAGCTATTGAATGATGCTGTTAATAAAGCAGTATTTGTTGAATTTCTTGCTGAAAAAGGGTTTGACATCAATACAATTAGAAACTTTGTTGAAAAGGAAGAGAGGAAAGTTGGATCGCAATTCACAGGTTCAGGTATAGAACTGTATGTAGAAAGGGGGTATTTTTCAATTAGAAACTCCAAAGTTAAAACTTCTATTCACCAAGAAGTTACACTCAATTCGGACATAAAAATAGAGAAGGGGAAGAGTATCATAGCTGAGGATTTCAAAGGAAAGTTAGATTATTCAGATCCCTATTGTGTTTTTTTTGAAAAGGACGATTTACAATTTCCTTTGATACTTCGTACTTGGGAATTTGGAGATCGAATCCAACCTTTTGGAATGAAAGGAACGAAACTAATAAGCGATATATTAATAGATAAAAAACTACCCAATAGTAAAAAAAATGAAGTACTTGTACTACTTTCTAAGGGCGAAATTATCTGGGTTATAGGGTTGAAAACTTCGAATAAATTTAAGATTATCAACAAAGAAAATCCACTTGTCAGAATTATTTATAAAGCTTAA
- a CDS encoding OstA-like protein — protein sequence MKIFRLIPVIALSLWASSAFSQKPLNQPVDRGPKSQIQLISADSLVGTSGLEQQRIFIGHVKFRHRGVDLWCNRAVHNVGSNNIQAFGNIYINQGDTLTITGDTLFYEGNTRFAKIFGKKVTLTDDSTKLVSKQVNYELNRDLAYYPHPGVVTKDSSVLSSKSGYYNTASKEFQYFGDVEIKTPTSLLCTDTLFYNGNTGLAVFNTHTSITSEDGTLSAFKGNYNTKSKEAQFFGRSQVENEAYYLKADTLEFNNELQEGFGKGNVLFHSKDENLYINGAFGEKIKSAAYTKMVGNTLTRKIEGKDTLYMSADSVIAYDSKTKVIKVDSSIAKATPSVIKDSSLAKIDTILIAPKDTTVILAKVDSSAISATDTTKTRVEFIIASGNVKIYRNDFQAICDSLNYDLVDSLISFFGKPIIWNGDNQLVADSINAVLVKNKINKLYLNQRSFVISQDTVGNFNQIKGRQIEALFDSTSAINQVNVFGNGESLYFALDEVNKLVGLNRVICSKMNLKFADKKVSRIAFIGVPESKLIPPQEIGAQMNKLESFDWKIDKKPSKKDVLGSILVL from the coding sequence GTGAAAATATTTCGTCTTATCCCTGTCATAGCTTTAAGCCTTTGGGCTTCATCTGCCTTTTCACAAAAACCACTCAATCAACCTGTAGATAGAGGTCCCAAAAGCCAAATTCAGCTTATTAGTGCTGATAGTCTTGTAGGGACAAGTGGTTTGGAACAACAAAGAATCTTTATTGGGCACGTAAAATTCCGCCATAGAGGAGTTGATTTATGGTGTAACAGAGCGGTTCACAATGTCGGAAGCAACAACATTCAGGCTTTTGGAAATATTTATATTAACCAAGGAGATACGCTTACCATAACGGGAGACACCTTATTTTATGAGGGAAATACACGCTTTGCGAAGATATTTGGAAAGAAAGTTACCCTTACAGACGATTCTACAAAACTTGTTTCCAAACAAGTAAATTATGAATTGAATAGAGACCTTGCATATTACCCTCACCCTGGAGTAGTAACAAAAGACTCTAGCGTTCTTAGTAGTAAAAGTGGCTATTACAATACGGCATCAAAAGAGTTTCAGTATTTCGGAGATGTCGAAATAAAAACACCAACCTCACTTTTATGTACCGATACGCTGTTTTACAATGGTAATACTGGACTGGCAGTTTTTAATACCCATACTAGCATTACTTCAGAGGACGGGACATTATCTGCCTTTAAAGGAAATTATAATACCAAATCAAAAGAAGCACAATTTTTTGGAAGGTCTCAGGTTGAAAATGAGGCCTACTATTTAAAAGCAGATACACTTGAATTTAACAATGAATTACAAGAGGGTTTTGGTAAAGGAAATGTACTTTTCCATAGCAAAGACGAAAACCTTTATATCAATGGTGCTTTTGGAGAAAAAATAAAGTCCGCGGCTTACACCAAAATGGTAGGCAATACCCTCACCAGGAAAATAGAGGGAAAGGATACTCTTTACATGAGTGCAGATTCCGTAATTGCTTATGATTCCAAAACTAAAGTTATAAAAGTAGACTCATCAATTGCAAAAGCCACTCCATCAGTAATAAAAGACAGCTCATTAGCTAAGATTGATACTATTCTAATTGCCCCAAAAGACACTACTGTCATTTTAGCAAAAGTAGATAGTAGTGCAATATCTGCTACTGACACCACTAAAACACGAGTAGAGTTCATTATCGCAAGCGGAAATGTTAAGATTTATAGAAATGATTTTCAAGCGATTTGTGATTCCCTTAATTATGATTTGGTAGATAGCCTTATTTCATTTTTCGGTAAACCGATAATTTGGAATGGAGATAACCAACTAGTTGCTGACTCCATAAATGCAGTTTTAGTAAAAAATAAAATAAACAAACTTTACCTAAACCAGCGGAGCTTTGTAATATCTCAGGATACAGTGGGTAATTTTAATCAAATAAAAGGCAGGCAGATTGAAGCACTATTTGATAGTACATCGGCAATAAACCAGGTAAATGTATTTGGAAATGGTGAAAGTTTATATTTCGCATTAGATGAAGTAAATAAACTTGTAGGACTCAATAGAGTAATATGTAGCAAAATGAATCTAAAGTTTGCCGATAAAAAAGTAAGTAGGATTGCTTTCATTGGTGTTCCTGAAAGCAAACTTATCCCACCACAGGAGATTGGTGCTCAGATGAATAAGTTAGAAAGCTTTGATTGGAAAATCGACAAAAAACCTTCGAAAAAAGATGTACTTGGATCGATTCTTGTACTATAA
- a CDS encoding Por secretion system C-terminal sorting domain-containing protein — MKRYFYILITLISFSFAAIAQSSNESSRLNVGANPKLPNVKSDLNGYLVRAVPSEVSYSKSAAVSDFYKKLLITSKKTTKPTPKVVFNNKEMEDYLFSNEKVVVSNVYPNPANDFAYIDFKVKERSSKASISFHNIVGGQLSAVNLDPLDDKIAVSTRNWDNGIYFYQLIVDGKKVATKKLLVRHN; from the coding sequence TTGAAAAGATATTTTTACATACTGATCACCTTGATTTCCTTTAGCTTTGCAGCAATTGCACAAAGTTCTAACGAGTCTTCACGATTGAATGTAGGAGCTAATCCTAAGTTGCCTAATGTTAAATCTGACCTTAATGGTTATTTAGTTCGTGCCGTACCTAGCGAAGTAAGCTACAGTAAGTCTGCAGCGGTTTCAGATTTTTACAAAAAACTTCTTATCACCTCAAAGAAAACTACCAAGCCAACTCCTAAAGTTGTATTCAACAATAAGGAAATGGAAGACTATCTTTTTTCAAATGAGAAAGTTGTGGTATCAAATGTATATCCTAATCCTGCAAATGATTTTGCCTACATTGATTTCAAAGTAAAAGAAAGATCTTCAAAAGCTTCTATAAGCTTTCACAATATCGTTGGAGGCCAATTATCGGCTGTTAACCTTGATCCTTTAGATGACAAGATTGCGGTATCAACGCGTAACTGGGATAATGGGATTTATTTCTATCAACTTATCGTAGACGGTAAAAAAGTAGCTACTAAGAAACTACTTGTTCGTCACAATTAA
- a CDS encoding Beta-barrel assembly machine subunit BamD, translated as MIKNLVLYFVLGCVAIFTTSCHKEFTKLQKSGTVEQKYKAAIKYYNEADYYYAGLLFEEISPLLKGDSTAEKTQFYNAYCNYYQSQFQLSSYLFKNFYATYANSPFAEEAFYMYAYSMFKDSPTFNLDQTSTLTAIDALQTFINTFPNSKYADNCTQNLRDLRTRLEKKAYEKAKLYYKTSNVGYPGLANYKAAVITIDNFAREFPDSPYNMELRYLQIISQYTLADNSIYSKQKERFEKAMSLYESFKDKYPTTTYDNELAGIYGKSQKGLTKVLEIEEKIKKAKEEYEKEQAALRAEAATESKD; from the coding sequence ATGATTAAAAACCTTGTTCTTTATTTTGTTTTGGGCTGTGTGGCCATATTCACAACTTCTTGCCACAAAGAGTTCACAAAACTTCAAAAATCAGGTACAGTTGAACAGAAATATAAGGCGGCTATCAAATATTATAATGAAGCCGACTATTATTATGCAGGTCTACTGTTTGAAGAAATATCTCCCTTACTGAAAGGAGATTCAACTGCTGAAAAAACACAATTTTACAATGCTTATTGTAACTACTACCAAAGTCAATTCCAATTAAGCTCATATTTGTTCAAGAACTTTTATGCTACATATGCCAACAGTCCTTTCGCTGAAGAGGCCTTTTATATGTATGCATATTCTATGTTTAAAGATTCCCCTACTTTTAACTTAGATCAAACAAGTACGCTTACTGCAATTGATGCATTGCAGACATTTATAAATACTTTCCCAAACAGTAAGTACGCTGATAATTGTACTCAAAACTTGAGAGACCTTCGTACTAGATTGGAGAAAAAGGCATACGAAAAAGCCAAACTCTATTATAAGACGAGTAATGTTGGCTACCCCGGACTAGCGAATTATAAAGCAGCGGTTATAACTATTGATAACTTCGCTAGAGAATTCCCGGACTCTCCTTATAATATGGAGCTGAGGTACCTTCAAATTATTTCTCAATATACGCTTGCTGATAACTCCATTTACAGTAAGCAAAAAGAGCGTTTTGAGAAAGCAATGTCGCTTTATGAAAGCTTTAAAGATAAGTATCCAACAACTACCTACGATAATGAGCTTGCAGGTATCTACGGAAAGTCTCAAAAAGGCTTAACGAAAGTGCTCGAAATAGAAGAGAAAATCAAAAAGGCGAAGGAAGAATACGAGAAAGAGCAAGCAGCTTTGAGAGCTGAAGCAGCTACAGAATCAAAGGATTAA
- a CDS encoding RNA polymerase Rpb6, giving the protein MASNASIQTRDTDKIALPTQNIYESVYIVSQRAKQIAVKTKDELTGKLAEFASHVDNLEEIFENREQIEISKFYERQPKPTSDSLEEWFDDKIFYKYKDEE; this is encoded by the coding sequence ATGGCATCAAACGCATCCATTCAAACTAGAGATACTGATAAAATCGCATTACCAACTCAAAATATTTACGAGTCGGTATATATAGTTTCTCAAAGAGCTAAGCAAATAGCTGTCAAAACAAAAGACGAGCTAACTGGAAAACTAGCTGAGTTTGCATCTCATGTGGACAATTTGGAAGAAATATTTGAAAATAGAGAGCAAATAGAAATATCTAAGTTTTATGAGCGTCAACCAAAACCTACAAGCGATAGCTTAGAGGAGTGGTTCGATGACAAAATATTTTACAAATACAAAGACGAAGAATAA